The following nucleotide sequence is from Synchiropus splendidus isolate RoL2022-P1 chromosome 1, RoL_Sspl_1.0, whole genome shotgun sequence.
ACAGGTGTTTGAATATTCTGAAGACATTCCAGCTCTGGTCGATCTGCCGATCGACTGCTTCCTCTATGAAAGTGACCAACAACTTGAAGTGGCTTTTGAGGTTGTTTTGGCTCCATCTGGAGACGAACTGAGCCCAGACACCTTTTCCATGGAGACAGAAGAGTCGTCATCTGATGACGAAGACCTGATGTTCATGCTGGAACCATGTCCAAGTGAGCTTAAGATAATGGAGCTAAATAACCCGAGTCGAAGCTCTCTTTGATGTTCACCTCGTCActgttctctcctgcagacTCTTCTACTTCTGAGTCGGACCAAGATGAGTCTGATTCTCAGGACGATAGTGAATCTGAATATGTGGAGGACATTTACTGGAACttgagggtcacagaggtgagTCAGAACATCTGCAATTGAAACATGTCACCTTAGACTCTTTGAGACAACCGATttttctccatcaccaggagcGGTTCAGACCAAAGCTGGGCTACATGGACCACCTCCCCCAGATCCTCAAGGACCTCAGGTCTAACTTAGTAGACAAGCTGACCCGGGTTGTTGTAGATCTCCAACTTGACACAGAAACCCTGCATCTCGCCATCAACTACTTGGACCGGATCTTCTCCAACTCCAGATCAGTGAACCTGCAGGACCTGACTCTCATCGGGACGACTGCTCTGTTCATTGCTGCGTGAGTATCAGCAGAACTTTGATGAGGGTCcgcttgacctctgacctgatgcTAGTGTCCTCACTGTTTCATATGTCCTGGTTTTAGGAAGCACCAGAGCAGGAACCCCCCAGAGGCTCGGGTGTTTGTCCCACGAGATGGAAGCTACACGAAGAAAGAGTTGCTAGAGATGGAGTGGCGTCTCCTCAAAACCCTGGACTTCACTCTGTCAGCCCCCACGTCCTACAccttccttcacatcttcaTGTCCATCTACCCTGTTTGTGAGACCACACAGAACCTGGCAGTGGCGAGTCcaacttctctgtcttcttctttgctCATATTTGAGTGTCTTGTTCTGActcctgtgtttcttcctcCTGGTTCAGTTTCTGGCAGACCTGAGTCTCATGGACGTGAACTTGTTGGTGCGACACGACTCGTCTAAagtggcagctgcagctctgttcATGGCCAACT
It contains:
- the LOC128763127 gene encoding cyclin-A1-like; this encodes MVLTGDMQVFEYSEDIPALVDLPIDCFLYESDQQLEVAFEVVLAPSGDELSPDTFSMETEESSSDDEDLMFMLEPCPNSSTSESDQDESDSQDDSESEYVEDIYWNLRVTEERFRPKLGYMDHLPQILKDLRSNLVDKLTRVVVDLQLDTETLHLAINYLDRIFSNSRSVNLQDLTLIGTTALFIAAKHQSRNPPEARVFVPRDGSYTKKELLEMEWRLLKTLDFTLSAPTSYTFLHIFMSIYPFLADLSLMDVNLLVRHDSSKVAAAALFMANYRVNRENWPEDLDLFSGYPVEDIADCVDELYKLELISATRPLQGIRTKYKNSMSVIQTASTSQSGSSAPTYWRPFNNTMGHFRLTE